From the Francisella frigiditurris genome, one window contains:
- the map gene encoding type I methionyl aminopeptidase has product MSEIIIKTPEEIEKMRIAGKLAAEVLEMITPYVKEGVTTEELDNICHDYIVTKQDAYPAPLNYHGFPKSICTSINHVVCHGIPSEKKLKKGDILNIDVTVKKDGYHGDTSKMFIIGETSIMAEKLVKVTHECLWKGIEVVKPGAHFGDIGAVIEKYAKQFGYSIVEAFCGHGIGKDFHEAPHVMHSGEAGTGAEIKEGMIFTIEPMINTGKKAVSILKDGWTAVTKDRSLSAQWEHTILVTKDGYEVLTLREEEKV; this is encoded by the coding sequence ATGAGTGAAATAATCATAAAGACTCCTGAAGAAATTGAAAAAATGCGTATTGCAGGAAAGCTAGCTGCTGAAGTTTTAGAGATGATAACACCATATGTTAAAGAAGGTGTGACTACAGAAGAGCTTGATAATATTTGTCATGATTATATTGTAACTAAACAAGATGCTTATCCAGCACCATTAAATTATCATGGTTTTCCAAAATCTATTTGTACATCTATTAACCACGTGGTTTGTCATGGAATACCTTCAGAAAAAAAATTAAAGAAAGGCGATATTTTAAATATAGATGTCACAGTTAAAAAAGATGGTTATCATGGCGATACAAGTAAAATGTTTATTATTGGTGAAACATCAATAATGGCAGAGAAGCTTGTTAAAGTTACACATGAGTGTTTGTGGAAAGGTATAGAAGTCGTGAAACCAGGTGCTCATTTTGGAGATATTGGTGCAGTTATAGAAAAATATGCTAAACAATTTGGTTACTCTATTGTTGAAGCTTTTTGTGGGCACGGTATAGGTAAAGATTTTCATGAAGCTCCTCATGTGATGCATTCGGGAGAAGCTGGTACTGGTGCGGAAATAAAAGAAGGTATGATTTTTACAATTGAACCTATGATAAATACAGGAAAGAAAGCTGTATCTATTTTAAAAGATGGATGGACAGCTGTAACGAAAGATAGATCTTTATCTGCTCAATGGGAGCATACTATCCTAGTAACTAAAGATGGTTATGAGGTTCTTACGTTAAGAGAAGAAGAAAAGGTTTAG
- the parC gene encoding DNA topoisomerase IV subunit A encodes MDLLSSLEEQQTVGEFSEQAYLNYSMYVILDRALPHISDGLKPVQRRIIFAMSEIGLSHLSKYKKSARTVGDVLGKYHPHGDSACYEAMVLMAQDFSYRYPFIDGQGNWGSIDDPKSFAAMRYTESRLSKYAILLLDELKKGTVDWVKNFDGTLEEPKLLPAQVPNILLNGAMGIAVGMSTYIPPHNISEILNACLYVISNPKANLEDVLELVEAPDYPGGANIINSREEIKEIYATGSGSIKQQAVYHFDNHGNIIITKLPHQVSSSSVMEQIANQLKAQKITWIKNIQDESDDKEPVKIVLYSGTVKKNMQKLIGHLLATTDLEKSFRVNMNMIGLDNRPRVKNLLEILQEWLEYRRITLRRRLEESLSKVDDRLHILEGLLIAFLNIDEVISIIRNFDEPSIELQNRFKLSEIQAEAILNIRLRKLAKIEEIEINKEQKELEKEKETLEGYLNSDIKFRNLMKKELKEILQEFGDSRRSKIIEVEKSEALEEKDIMPSEKITVVLSKAGWVRCAKGDNLDVSSLSYKPEDSFKLSATGYSNVKAVFFTKFGKSYSMYVDKFPSARGYGEHITTYIPLDKADEIVGIGFASSKSQFLLTSLSGKGFIVPGDDLISTKSTGKNIFDVDDSFSLVNYSDINQKAVFVTSEGRVAVRDYASFAIMKKGKGKSVIKVDKKEKVKFVCLFDSDKEEVVLNSGKRFMRINNKNFEEYFTDKTSGGGLLLPKGFRNINKVVVEEKQ; translated from the coding sequence ATGGATCTATTATCTAGTTTGGAAGAACAACAAACGGTTGGAGAATTCTCTGAACAGGCCTATTTGAATTATTCAATGTATGTAATCTTAGACAGGGCATTACCACATATATCTGATGGTTTGAAACCAGTTCAGAGACGGATAATTTTTGCAATGTCAGAAATTGGACTTAGCCATTTATCAAAATATAAAAAGTCAGCTCGTACAGTCGGTGATGTTTTGGGTAAATATCATCCTCATGGAGATAGTGCTTGTTATGAAGCGATGGTTTTAATGGCACAAGATTTTTCATATAGATATCCATTTATTGATGGTCAAGGTAACTGGGGCTCTATAGATGATCCTAAGTCATTTGCTGCAATGAGATACACGGAATCTAGGCTTTCTAAATATGCAATATTGCTATTAGACGAGCTTAAGAAGGGTACGGTAGATTGGGTTAAAAATTTTGATGGAACATTAGAAGAGCCTAAGCTTTTACCAGCACAGGTACCAAATATTTTGCTAAATGGAGCTATGGGTATTGCAGTTGGGATGTCTACTTATATTCCTCCTCATAATATATCTGAAATTTTAAATGCTTGTTTATATGTAATATCGAATCCCAAAGCAAATTTGGAGGATGTTTTAGAATTGGTTGAAGCTCCAGATTATCCAGGTGGGGCAAATATTATAAACTCAAGAGAAGAGATTAAAGAGATATATGCAACAGGAAGTGGCTCAATTAAGCAACAAGCGGTATATCATTTTGATAATCATGGAAATATTATAATAACTAAGTTACCACATCAGGTTTCAAGCTCTAGTGTAATGGAGCAAATAGCGAATCAGTTAAAGGCGCAAAAAATCACATGGATAAAGAATATCCAAGATGAATCAGATGATAAAGAACCCGTAAAGATAGTTTTATATTCTGGAACTGTAAAGAAGAATATGCAAAAACTTATTGGGCACCTTTTGGCGACTACAGATCTTGAGAAAAGCTTTAGAGTTAATATGAATATGATTGGTTTAGATAATAGACCTAGAGTTAAAAATTTGTTAGAAATATTACAAGAATGGTTAGAGTATAGAAGAATTACTCTTAGAAGAAGATTAGAAGAAAGTTTATCTAAAGTTGATGATAGACTTCATATTTTGGAGGGTTTATTGATAGCTTTCCTTAATATTGATGAAGTTATATCCATTATTAGAAACTTTGATGAGCCAAGTATAGAGCTTCAAAATAGATTTAAATTATCAGAAATCCAAGCAGAAGCAATTTTAAATATCAGGTTAAGAAAGCTTGCTAAAATAGAAGAAATTGAAATAAATAAAGAGCAAAAAGAGTTAGAAAAGGAAAAAGAAACACTCGAAGGATATCTAAATAGTGATATTAAATTTAGAAATTTGATGAAAAAAGAACTTAAAGAAATCCTCCAAGAATTTGGAGATTCTAGAAGATCTAAGATAATAGAAGTTGAAAAGTCAGAAGCCTTAGAAGAAAAAGATATTATGCCTTCTGAAAAAATCACAGTTGTTTTATCAAAAGCTGGTTGGGTAAGATGTGCTAAAGGAGATAATTTAGATGTCTCAAGCTTAAGCTATAAGCCAGAAGATTCATTTAAGCTTTCAGCTACAGGTTATAGCAACGTAAAAGCTGTATTTTTCACTAAATTTGGTAAATCATATTCAATGTATGTTGATAAATTTCCATCAGCAAGGGGTTATGGTGAGCATATAACTACATATATTCCATTGGATAAAGCAGATGAGATAGTAGGGATTGGTTTTGCATCATCTAAATCACAATTTCTTTTAACAAGTTTAAGTGGTAAAGGATTTATTGTTCCTGGAGATGACTTAATATCAACGAAGAGTACAGGAAAAAATATATTTGATGTAGATGATTCGTTTAGTTTAGTAAATTATAGCGATATAAACCAAAAAGCTGTTTTTGTAACAAGTGAAGGACGTGTTGCTGTAAGAGATTATGCTAGCTTTGCCATAATGAAAAAAGGAAAAGGTAAAAGCGTAATTAAAGTAGATAAGAAAGAAAAAGTTAAATTTGTTTGTTTATTTGATTCTGATAAAGAAGAAGTCGTACTTAATTCTGGAAAAAGGTTTATGAGAATTAATAATAAAAATTTTGAAGAGTATTTTACTGATAAAACTAGTGGAGGAGGATTACTTCTTCCTAAAGGTTTTAGAAATATAAATAAAGTAGTTGTTGAGGAGAAGCAATGA
- a CDS encoding 5'-methylthioadenosine/adenosylhomocysteine nucleosidase has protein sequence MRIAVLGAMEIEIKPLLKYFDEYEVVEYANNKYYLAEYKGHDLVIAHSKIGKVFSALTATVMIEKFNAEVLLFTGVAGGLGDLEIGDVIAATATVQHDVDITAFGYPYGKIPGADVTIHTSKDLLAKAQEIAQERDINFHTGIIATGDQFIHSAERKTFITKEFGAKALEMEGGSVNQVCNEFGVPCLILRSISDTADGTAPENFDIFAKEAADKSANFVMSMIKKF, from the coding sequence ATGAGAATAGCAGTACTTGGAGCAATGGAAATAGAAATAAAACCATTACTTAAATATTTTGATGAATATGAAGTTGTAGAATATGCAAATAATAAATACTATTTGGCTGAATATAAAGGCCATGATTTAGTTATTGCACATAGTAAAATAGGTAAGGTTTTTTCTGCGCTCACAGCAACTGTAATGATAGAGAAGTTTAACGCAGAAGTTTTATTATTTACAGGAGTTGCTGGAGGATTAGGTGATCTGGAAATTGGAGATGTGATTGCTGCAACGGCTACTGTCCAACATGATGTTGATATTACAGCTTTTGGTTATCCATATGGAAAGATTCCAGGTGCAGATGTTACTATTCATACTTCAAAAGATTTATTAGCTAAAGCTCAGGAAATAGCCCAAGAACGAGATATTAATTTTCATACAGGCATTATTGCAACTGGAGATCAGTTTATACATAGTGCTGAAAGAAAGACATTTATTACTAAAGAGTTTGGAGCAAAAGCTTTAGAGATGGAAGGTGGTAGCGTTAATCAAGTATGTAATGAGTTTGGAGTTCCCTGCTTAATATTAAGAAGTATTTCTGATACGGCAGATGGAACAGCTCCAGAAAACTTTGATATTTTTGCAAAAGAAGCAGCAGATAAATCAGCTAATTTTGTTATGTCGATGATTAAAAAGTTTTAA